GCACATGGATTCTCGCCGTTAAGTATTTCTAAAGCAACATCTTTTAGTGTGTTCATAGTTTTGGTTTTGAGTAAAAACCATCCTTTCTCTTTATTTTTCCCGGATAATTTGATTTTCAAGATCACAAACTCGGATGATGCTGCCGCTTAATCCATGATGACTTCGGGTGGGAGGATTAATACTCGCcatgtatttaatatttaaattaaacaaaCGTCATCGTGCGTCATAGTCATTCATATTGCCACGCACGTAAAATGACAACATTAAAAATGTTGATGAATATTCAGCGAGTACTCAAGTACATGGTGTACAATTAAGATTTTTTATTGTAGGATCGGTCTTAAAAAATAGTATGATTTAAATACGCATGCAGGTGTGTCGTTCAGACTACAACAGTGTCATCGTAGGTGACTTTTTAGTTAGGCTGTTTTAAATCCTTGATCCAGGAGACGCACTGTGCAATGTTCgatgttttttgatatttttattttgagaaaaaaaatctgattttcgccgaatttttcgggaaaaaattaaaaaaaattttttggccttatcaccatcgtccagccgcactgtgtaatatattggagaaatcctacattcttttataggaaatacaccaaatttggcacagatgtagagcttacaatgctaaataattcttgatatgggattaagtgaaacttTTCAATATGCATGACATCAGATATTTTATAGGttaaaaaacatactttttatgtgatttttaccccaatttttacccaaaaatgtcattattacagaggatataacttcctcaaggatcctccgcagtaaattttaatcttcttcgtcacgtagctgcgggtttgccaatatactgtggacataaatgcatgctgtgacactaaggacgaaccttctctatacttttatgaaaaatccatctctgccggcatttcaaatgatgaaactcacacaccgcagtaattggcttcaaaactgccgccaaagaaagactAGTTTAAGGTCACTTAAgcataacaaatcctttattccatgaaaggattgcttcgtaacatcataaataaacgatcgactattagcatgattagtagaagtaagaacaggacacaacaaatatactgcataacattttccaaataactttgtgctgaacgcttagtaattttacagattttcaaaatagcatgctttgtcaaaacttgtcaaaaacatttttacacaATCCTCTCCAACCtttactagaaacgtccaatttttaaaatctaaaaaatctgagaataGCTAAATATATGTCACgagcttaaaatgcaaaacaatatgaccaatagaaatgccgttcatatCTCAAAAATTCTATCTTTTCGgctataaatcattctgggacaccctgtattgactttaagatataaccaaacaaaggaaataataaataaaataaaaaataccctgaaaatttatgcatggatttttagcaaaatattggcaaaaattacatattaatgagcttctccacCAGTCATTTCACTTAAGTTTTTGGGATAGCTTGGGATACCTTTTAACTTTTTCAGTGATTTTAGTATATTGATGGTGGGTTTTTAGTGGAGGCCAATGCCCCCAATTGGTCGCATCAAATTGCCCCTATATACTGATGGATTACAAAATTAGTATTAAAAGTATGTATAGAGAGTTTTATATTCAGCATCCTATGCGTGGTAGAACTTTGACCAATAAGGTATCgagcttttcccaacgcaacaaataGCGCGCTAcatcattggctaaaaactataaatcgctatcgctcagcaaTGTAGTATGAACTCAGCTTTACTCATCTAAATCTAAGGTAACATAAAGCATGCAGAAGGTCAAGCTATAAATTGGTTCTCTGACCTGTAGCTGGTTGCCAAGATTTATTTACATGCACCTCTGCATTTCGGTGTCAACTAATCTAAAGAAATAATATTTCACCCACACATGGGATCTCATTACACATGGTTTATTCATGGGCGTTGTTTTTCTAAATCTTTCTCATCAAACGCCTTTTACCATCCGGAAATCAAGACGGCTGTATTTATTGTGTGTAACTGTATTTAAAATCTACCACAAAATGATGACATTCGGCTGCAGTGCATATATACATgctatatttatcattttcttACGCGTTTTACAAGTTCACGGTCACGATGGTTGGTGCTTTGGGCTTCCTCCGAAGCCAATTAATACCCAGTCTCCTCAAAGTTCAATCCCTGCTGCTACGATGGAGACATATACTACTATGATTATGGAGAATATTACTATTGAAGAACCACCTGTGCCTGGTAAGTCAGTGGTATAATTTTCAGGTTTGgagtattcatggtattatttAAGCATTAGATACTTtaaattttattaacaaaatagcATTCCTTTAATATCTTAGCAATAAGGGCTGTAGGATCCATTTTTGCAGACCTAAAATGGTTTAGATAAATTGAGCAGGAAATTTGCACAGCGTTTACTTTTGTTTTCCAGTGCTAAAAAGGTGCCTTATGAATGTGTGCCAACAATCGCTTGTttccccctttcggcttgccaaaaattgcacgCCCCTTCCTTTTGGCTTGccaacccccaccccaccccacccccattttaccctcccctggctcataattattgcacagccccttttttagaatgattttttttgttttactttactATGCAATTTgccaattaaaatgttaccatGGATACAGTGATGCTGTCCGTTTTTGAAATTGTCTCGGGCCGGGGGGGGGTCCATGTACCTCGAGTGGGGATTTGTTTTTTGTTCTAGATTTAGTATTGGGATTATAAGATTGTATCTGCAAAATACTAGAGTGATCCAATGTAGCATTAACATTTGAAGCATTTGAAAATTCTTATTTACATTGACGTCTGTGTATTAATTAGTCATTAATTAGCCATTATAGAACAAAAGGATTTTAACCCAAAAATGGTGTAATTAAAAATAGAGAATGGTAATACctaaaacatatcaaaaaataatttttgaccaattttaccCGATTCTGGAAATTGGACCAGTATGAAAGCAAAAACTTTCAATTTAAACTTgattctctattttcttttcaTTACGCAGATTCAGGATATCGAGAATTGATATGTCCCGTATCTAGGTCAGGACAGCCATGGACTCAGCTACAATCAGACACAGGATCAACCACAGCTTCCATACCTAAAGACGACCTATTACCAAATGGATTCAACTGGGATGAGCTGACTGGTCCTGTGTTCTCTTCCAACGTTCAGGAAAGTTCCGATTCCGCTTCTTATCTATTCCCTAGAGGCAGAACAGTGGTTTCGTTCAGTACTACAGATGATTCAGGGAAGATGCAGACGTGTACATTTAACGTACATGTTAATTGTacgtattaaaaaaaaattctgggggggctttggggcgcgagcCCCGGGGTAGAAGCAGGGGCGGAAGAAGAAGGACGACAAGAAGGATGGATTATAAAAGAAAAAGGGCGGGACACTGCAGAAGCGGAGGCAAGTAGAATTATTAATGAAAGAAGGGCGGAAATAAAAATAATGCTGGCTGGAAAAAAtgagtcaaccttttcgggctgttgatgaagggggcGGCAAGATTGACCTTTTCTGCAGCCCCGGGGTcgaagcggccacggtacgccactgtaaatTATTTAAGACATTGCTATAATTTGCTATTCTGATCAATTGTGGATAAATAGTTTGTGtcaatttattattaatattgtattTTAAATTTCTACCATGAAATTTAGTTTTTCTTTCAATTCATGGAAATCTGTGGTACTTTTCACCGCAAGACACAGTACGTTTATGGGAATATGTATATAATTGAGAAAGGTAGGCCCCTATGCCGACCACATCCCTAAGGCCCATGCAAGGTTCATCGCCTACACGGTATCACAATGCAAGTGGGATTTATGGTTTTTCATCATTACTATAGCATGATATTACAAATAATGTGGGAGAATGTTGAATGGCAaatgaaattttatgtcaattcaCAAATGATTTATTTTGACTGATTCACATTTATGAAAATGGAATGCGTAAGTTGTAAtcaaacttcatacaagtcacatcATGTGAAAAACACTCTAAGTATgcctatataaaataaataaatgtataaacaAACATGTTTAATTGTTATATTGTTTTAACCTCTTGGAAAGGGTGGTCCAAATTTTTTTGTATGTctaaaggggggggtcaaaagtgTCAGGTATTCTGGAGGGGGTCAAAAGTTTTGATTCCCACCAAAGTATTCTTGAACACTCCTTTAATTACTGtaagttttttaaaattaaaaacgaACATAATgttatcagtgaaaacaaacattttgtggaaaacaagaAAATATTCTTGTTTGAAATCGCTCAGTATTCATATAATTGTCGATATTGTAAGAGGTTTGTAATAATTGATCCATTTTTGTTTTGCACACTACAGTGATCGCTCTACTTAAGGCTAAGTCTACATCTCTGCTGATATCATGGATTCCATACCAGCCAGCCAGCGAATACTATGTAAGTGCATTCTCGTCGAAGTGACGTAtggtcggattaactaccatagcaatagatgaaaacaatttttgactatatcgccctgcactacaacgttcacgcggtacctatgcactGAACCATAttattctgatcactcgcacctgtaagataagtatctttgaaaagaccggtattgttttcaatcaatgattgcagacatacacaggtgatgagtgcaacctgcttgtagtgcagggcgtcagggcgatatagtcaaaattgttttaacctatagctatggtagttaatccaatttattacgtcacttcgacagcgaatataaAGGAGATACAGGACAGATATATAAAGGTTCCTACAATGTGTTCATGGTGTATAATTAGCAGGCCACTCCTTTTTGAAACTAGAAACTTTGGGACCAAACTACTTTAAATTATCAGCATACATTTTGTGGGTGGTTTGATACATTCATGTTACGTATGAATTATTCTGAAGAACAAGGAATCAAGCGCTTAAAAGCTAAAGAAGGCAGCATACTGCATATCAATTTCTAACGGCGTTTTATAAGCAAATCAAACTGACGCAATAAAGCAGAAATGTCCGAAAAACTTTCAGTATAACTTTGTATAACtgtattttaaagatattatgTTGTTATAGCGTAATATAGGAAAAACAACAGCTTAACAGCATGTAAGCACCGTTGAAACaagacccccggggggggggggtggtactcaagtttggttttggtagggacgtgccgctgagaatttgaaagtggacccataaatataccaatttttcaagaaatttggacccatttatataccaaaggtcaaaattttcggccaaatttaacccaaattgtcttagtttttacaaattttcccaaaatgttgggaaaattttgaaaattttggctagattaaggaaaaattgggctattttccgaaaaaattgagaaaattttgaaaaaaggacccatttatataccaaaataggctttgaaaaaggggtcattgatataccaaaaggctgaaaatgctacccatatttgcggcacgtccccgtatggtcatttgtactgagaacccccccccccgggaacaAAACGagccaaaaatgcagtaagaaGTTAGCAAGAGTCTTCCAATTCACTGACGGTCTGTGAATTCAGAGCAGTCTTTGATTCACACCGCCCCCGAACTGATCTGCTATTTTTGTATGTCTTTCCTGgtgagcatacccgtatggtcatttgtgttgagtgcacCCCGCGTTTTGCGTCacaaaattgattattttctTGACTGTATCgttttgtttaatatttttttcagatACGATACCATCCCGATTACAGTGATCATGATACACAAGTTGAACACGTACCTTCATCCATAAGTAAAATAGAACTTACCAACCTAGATACAAACACTATGTATAGAATTGAAATTGAAGCGAAAAATTCAACGTCATCTTCTGTTTGTACCCTTGACATTGCAGAGATGGAAACGATATCAGGTCAGTAGAAAACTTTATGTTTACTATTAAAGCAGTGAACTTAATTTCCGTTTGATCGTGGATGGTAACATTTTTGAGATATGGGCTGTAGTGTCGAGAGGCACAGCGTATAGCCCTACATAATGATGTAGAAGCTTTTTAGGCCTCACATAAATGTTTCGTTCCTACCTCTTTACTTAGTTCTGGTTACACTTTATTGACCCTTTGCACGGTCATTTCAAAACGAGATTCTATCCGCAAAGTGCGTGTTGAGTGGGCGTACGCCTGCCAAAAGTGTCTGTAATTACAGCATACGCTTTGCAAAAGCATTCTTgcgcgttgctagaaaagcgcgaGAATTTAAAATGCACGTTTTGCGCTTGCGTTTACAGGAAGAACCTCGTTTTTGTTTCAAGATGAAGTTGATTGTTGCTTGTTGCACTGACGAACTACGCACTGAAAATTGTTCTTTTTTTAAATACTAAAGCCCCCTTTGCAAGCAGGTGAATATATAACACCATTGTGATGTGAGTGTAAAATAATGACTTAATTTATGTGTCATTTCACCCTCATTTATTTAGCTGCTTCATCTTCAAGAGTCACAACAGCACTCATCATAGTGTGCTGCATACTTGCAATATTGGTGATTGTACTACTCATTCTTCTATGCCTAGTCTTCTGTTGGTAAGTAGCCTACACCTATTATACGAGAAATACTCGGTTtccatatttaaaaagttttacttgtcattcttaaacacttgagaacgttcctgcacttggttcttacccgtgtgatatgacacgataccACACACTTTAACGCGTGcctgtcgacgcgatactcgcacgcgctatttgaaccaatcggaggtgcatagcaacaacgggactgatcgatctTAAGCcttgtaggatttaataaaatgtaggatttaattcgATTAAAAGTTGGTGTACTTATGACTAATACATTTATTtgtattgaagtgtttaagaatgagaattatTGTAtttagccgctgttgtgcatctatcgtctcatataacacgcgacatcattattttggcgtaaaacaactctaCTTAAAATAACGATGTcgtccgtgttatatgagacgatagatgcactccagtggctaaaaacaatacatgtATTCTGTAATTAAACAATAGGATGACCATGACTTCGTCTCAAATGGCACAACATGCATGAGTCATGAGACCCATATTTGCAATAAACGATGTCTTGAAAAGTTTTATCAGTGCTTATCAATATTGAACACTACTACAttcactttttgttttgttttggttcttCATACAATACTACTACTGTCAATCCGCACATGCACTATTCCTGTAAACAATTTTGTCATATGTCTCGAAAACTGTTTTAAGCGCGCTTCAAGTACTATTAtaattgctttttatttttttgcaaaaaaatcagtGTAAAACGGTAGATTAGCTACACTGTAAtggttgatatatatatataatacggGGGCCTCCCTCGCCGACAAGTGATTATACCCGATTTATATTCATTTTCAATggtattttcttttcatttacagTTTCAAACGTCGTCAACAGGTCACTATAGATAATACAGCGAATGGTCACGTAGAGCATCACAACCCTGGATACCTTGCTAATGATGATAACGATAAACCTCAACGCTCAGACATAGAGCATCACAACCCTGGATATCTTGCTGATGATGACAATAAACGTAAACGTCCATTGAGCCAAACCAGTCATGCCTACGTATATATAAGTCCTGAACATTCCCCAACCTCAAAAGAAGGTCCAATCGAGTTGTCTGCATCTGCAGACGTGCAAAAGTGACAGGTTGTTgaagggctcagatagcgacgtttgcagtgtatttttttttttttgtgcaaatgttCATGAACACTACATACTTAATACTGTCAACATTAACAAATCATCTTTAGGGTGTGACAATGAATCTAAGATGAGAATACAGAAGCATGCTAAGTCTCTTAAAACCTGGGTTAAGTCTCTTTAAAACGAGGGCGGCAATGACGAAGTTCTACGATGCCAAAATTTGATAACTAGAGTGCACTGTTTACGTATCACCATAGATATCGAAAGATTGAATAT
Above is a window of Amphiura filiformis chromosome 7, Afil_fr2py, whole genome shotgun sequence DNA encoding:
- the LOC140156248 gene encoding uncharacterized protein isoform X2, whose translation is MGVVFLNLSHQTPFTIRKSRRLYLLCVTVFKIYHKMMTFGCSAYIHAIFIIFLRVLQVHGHDGWCFGLPPKPINTQSPQSSIPAATMETYTTMIMENITIEEPPVPDSGYRELICPVSRSGQPWTQLQSDTGSTTASIPKDDLLPNGFNWDELTGPVFSSNVQESSDSASYLFPRGRTVVSFSTTDDSGKMQTCTFNVHVNLIALLKAKSTSLLISWIPYQPASEYYIRYHPDYSDHDTQVEHVPSSISKIELTNLDTNTMYRIEIEAKNSTSSSVCTLDIAEMETISAASSSRVTTALIIVCCILAILVIVLLILLCLVFCCFKRRQQVTIDNTANGHVEHHNPGYLANDDNDKPQRSDIEHHNPGYLADDDNKRKRPLSQTSHAYVYISPEHSPTSKEGPIELSASADVQK
- the LOC140156248 gene encoding uncharacterized protein isoform X1, which codes for MGVVFLNLSHQTPFTIRKSRRLYLLCVTVFKIYHKMMTFGCSAYIHAIFIIFLRVLQVHGHDGWCFGLPPKPINTQSPQSSIPAATMETYTTMIMENITIEEPPVPDSGYRELICPVSRSGQPWTQLQSDTGSTTASIPKDDLLPNGFNWDELTGPVFSSNVQESSDSASYLFPRGRTVVSFSTTDDSGKMQTCTFNVHVNLIALLKAKSTSLLISWIPYQPASEYYVRYHPDYSDHDTQVEHVSSTISKIELTNLDTNTMYRIEIEAKNSTSSSVCTLDIAEMETLSAASSSRVTTALIIVCCILAILVIVLLILLCLVFCCFKRRQQITIDDTANGHVEHHNPGYLANDDNDKPQRSDIEHHNPGYLADDDNKPKRPLSQTSHAYVYISPEHSPTSKERPIELSASADFQK